A window of Streptomyces sp. SAI-127 contains these coding sequences:
- the fabI gene encoding enoyl-ACP reductase FabI has product MSGILEGKRVLITGVLMESSIAFHAAKLAQEQGAEIILTAFPRPTLTERIARKLPKPTKVIELDVTNDEHLGRLADIVGEELGGLDGVVHSIGFAPQDALGGNFLNTPFESVATAMHVSAYSLKSLTMACLPLMQNGGSVVGLTFDAQYAWPQYDWMGPAKAALEATSRYVARDLGKQNIRCNLISAGPLASMAAKSIPGFSDLAAVWDNRSPLEWDLKDPEPAGKGIVALLSDWFPKTTGEIIHVDGGLHAIGA; this is encoded by the coding sequence ATGAGCGGAATTCTCGAGGGCAAGCGCGTCCTGATCACCGGTGTGCTGATGGAGTCCTCCATCGCCTTCCACGCCGCCAAGCTGGCCCAGGAGCAGGGCGCCGAGATCATCCTGACCGCGTTCCCGCGGCCCACGCTGACCGAGCGCATCGCCAGGAAGCTCCCCAAGCCCACCAAGGTCATCGAGCTCGACGTGACCAACGACGAGCACCTCGGCCGGCTGGCCGACATCGTCGGCGAGGAGCTCGGCGGCCTCGACGGCGTCGTGCACTCCATCGGCTTCGCGCCGCAGGACGCGCTCGGCGGCAACTTCCTGAACACGCCGTTCGAGTCCGTGGCCACGGCCATGCACGTCTCGGCGTACTCCCTGAAGTCGCTCACCATGGCCTGCCTGCCGCTGATGCAGAACGGCGGCTCGGTCGTCGGCCTCACCTTCGACGCGCAGTACGCCTGGCCGCAGTACGACTGGATGGGCCCGGCCAAGGCCGCCCTGGAGGCCACCAGCCGCTACGTCGCGCGCGACCTGGGCAAGCAGAACATCCGCTGCAACCTCATCTCCGCGGGCCCGCTCGCCTCGATGGCCGCCAAGTCCATCCCGGGCTTCAGCGACCTGGCCGCCGTGTGGGACAACCGCTCCCCGCTGGAGTGGGACCTCAAGGACCCGGAGCCGGCCGGCAAGGGCATCGTCGCCCTGCTGAGCGACTGGTTCCCGAAGACCACCGGCGAGATCATCCACGTGGACGGCGGCTTGCACGCCATCGGAGCCTGA
- the fabG gene encoding 3-oxoacyl-[acyl-carrier-protein] reductase: protein MSRSVLVTGGNRGIGLAIARAFADAGDKVAITYRSGEPPAGFLAVKCDITDTEQVEQAYKEIEAEHGPVEVLIANAGITKDQLLMRMSEEDFTSVVDTNLTGTFRVVKRANRAMLRAKKGRVVLISSVVGLYGGPGQANYAASKAALVGFARSLARELGSRNITFNVVAPGFVDTDMTKVLTDEQREGIVKQVPLGRYAQPEEVAATVRFLASDDASYITGAVIPVDGGLGMGH, encoded by the coding sequence TTGAGCCGCTCGGTTCTCGTCACCGGAGGCAACCGGGGCATCGGCCTCGCCATCGCCCGCGCATTCGCCGACGCCGGCGACAAGGTCGCGATCACGTACCGCTCGGGTGAGCCGCCGGCCGGCTTCCTTGCCGTCAAGTGCGACATCACCGACACCGAGCAGGTGGAGCAGGCCTACAAGGAGATCGAGGCCGAGCACGGCCCCGTCGAGGTGCTGATCGCCAACGCCGGCATCACCAAGGACCAGCTCCTGATGCGGATGTCCGAGGAGGACTTCACCTCCGTCGTCGACACCAACCTCACCGGCACCTTCCGCGTGGTCAAGCGCGCCAACCGCGCCATGCTGCGCGCCAAGAAGGGCCGGGTCGTCCTGATCTCCTCGGTCGTCGGTCTCTACGGCGGCCCCGGCCAGGCCAACTACGCCGCCTCCAAGGCCGCCCTGGTCGGCTTCGCGCGCTCCCTCGCCCGTGAGCTGGGCTCGCGCAACATCACCTTCAACGTCGTCGCGCCCGGCTTCGTCGACACCGACATGACCAAGGTGCTCACCGACGAGCAGCGTGAGGGCATCGTGAAGCAGGTGCCGCTCGGTCGTTACGCGCAGCCCGAGGAGGTCGCCGCGACGGTGCGGTTCCTGGCCTCGGACGACGCCTCGTACATCACTGGAGCCGTCATTCCCGTTGACGGCGGACTGGGAATGGGTCACTGA
- a CDS encoding FadR/GntR family transcriptional regulator — protein sequence MPLSHPRRSALSEQVIAALRNQITSGEWPVGSRIPTEPELVEQLGVARNTVREAVRALAHNGLLDIRQGSGTYVVATSELAGVMHRRFADADPRHIAELRSTLESSAARLAAERRTEKDLKQLDALLVRRDEAWASGDTEAFVTADATFHLAVVAASHNDVMTEMYADLGEVLRDWLREDVGEELTPETYMDHARLVDAIRAGDAAAAAEEAAGYPFLCRPGRFSAPASGG from the coding sequence ATGCCCCTGAGCCATCCCCGCCGCTCGGCGCTGTCCGAGCAGGTCATCGCCGCGCTGCGCAACCAGATCACCTCGGGCGAGTGGCCGGTCGGCTCCCGGATCCCGACGGAGCCCGAACTGGTCGAGCAGCTGGGGGTCGCCCGCAACACGGTCCGCGAGGCGGTCCGCGCGCTCGCGCACAACGGTTTGCTGGACATCCGGCAGGGCTCGGGGACGTACGTCGTGGCTACCAGTGAGCTGGCCGGCGTGATGCACCGCCGGTTCGCCGACGCGGACCCGCGGCACATCGCCGAGCTGCGTTCCACCCTGGAGTCGTCCGCGGCGCGGCTGGCGGCCGAGCGGCGCACCGAGAAGGATCTCAAGCAGCTCGACGCGCTTCTCGTCCGGCGCGATGAGGCCTGGGCGTCGGGCGACACGGAGGCCTTCGTGACCGCGGACGCCACCTTCCACCTGGCCGTGGTGGCCGCCTCCCACAACGACGTGATGACCGAGATGTACGCGGATCTCGGCGAGGTGCTGCGGGACTGGCTCCGTGAGGACGTGGGCGAGGAGCTGACGCCGGAGACGTACATGGACCACGCCCGGCTCGTCGACGCGATCCGCGCGGGCGACGCGGCGGCGGCCGCCGAGGAGGCGGCCGGTTACCCCTTCCTGTGCCGTCCGGGACGGTTCAGCGCGCCAGCTTCCGGTGGCTGA